A window from Candidatus Nitrospira neomarina encodes these proteins:
- a CDS encoding rhodanese-like domain-containing protein produces the protein MSYTITVSELKARMDKGDKIFLLDVREPHEYSMAKIEGSVLIPLGQVPHSLKQLDPSAEIVAYCHKGMRSADAVGFLLQQGFSNVKNLIGGIEAWSIEIDQSVPRY, from the coding sequence ATGAGTTACACCATCACTGTCAGTGAATTAAAAGCTCGGATGGATAAAGGCGATAAAATTTTCTTGTTGGATGTCCGAGAACCCCACGAATACTCCATGGCAAAAATAGAGGGATCAGTGCTGATTCCTCTTGGCCAGGTTCCCCATTCCCTGAAACAATTGGACCCGAGCGCTGAGATTGTTGCGTATTGTCATAAAGGCATGCGGAGTGCGGATGCCGTGGGATTTCTTTTGCAACAGGGATTCTCGAATGTTAAAAATCTGATTGGAGGAATTGAAGCCTGGTCCATTGAAATCGACCAATCCGTTCCGAGGTATTAA